The Streptomyces sp. R28 region GCCCTCGGACCGGCCGTGGTTCCGCCTCCGCCGCACATACGCCCCTGCCGGCAGCGCGCCAAGAGGAGCCGGGACTCCCGGCGTCCCCATCTCGCTGCCGGATGGTCTTTGGAACCGAGGCGTCATGACCCTCCCACGGCTCACCATCTATCGTCATGACCGACGGAAACGGGCACTGATCACCCTGGCTGGTGAGATCGACCTGGAATCGGCACCGCTGGTGTGCGCAGCACTGGCGCGATGCCTGAGCGACGGCATCCGCATCGTCGATGTCGACCTCACCCCCGTGACCTTCTGCGACTGCAGCGGCCTCAATGTCTTCCTCTACGCCGCGCAGCGGACCAGGGAGGCCGGCGGGATCCTACGACTGCACAACCCGCCACCATCACTGGCGCGGATCCTCGAGCTCACCGGCTGCGGGTTCCTGGTTGTCGGCCTTCCGCTCGGGCATCTGCCACCGTCTCTCGGGGACGTCCCTGACCCGGTCGCTCCGGCCCTGCCGGAGCGGAGTGTTCCGCTGGTGGCTGTCCTGTCGGGCGATGTGCGGTGAAGGCCCAGCCCGGGCAGGGGCAGCCGCACGAGCCGCATGCGGGCGAGTCGTCCACCATGGACGCGGTGCGGTTGCGCCGCGTGAACCGCTGGCTGGCGCAGGACTTGGGCGGGGAGCTGGCGGATCTGTACGTCGACTCCCGAGAGACGTCCGCCGCTGAGGCGTACCGCAGCCGTAGCCGCCTGGACTTCCTGAGCCGTCTCACCGGCGACATCCGGCGGCCGGGGTTCGCCATGGTGATCGCGGAGACGGACCACCTGGTGGGATGCGCCTTCGGATTCCCGGTGGCCAGTGACGGCATCTGGTGGCTCGGGTTCGACGGAGCACTGCCGCAGAGCATCGAGCAACTCACCGCCTCCGGCGGCGTCTTCGCGATCACCAGCATCCTGGTCCGGCCACACCCGCAGGACCAGGACGTGGCCCGCCGTTTGCAGGAGCGGCTGCTGAGCGGTCACCAGGCATCCCTCGGCGCCACCCTGGTGGATCCGGGCGATCACCCGACCCTCGCGTCGCTCCGCTCCTGGGGATGGCTGGACCTGGGAGAGGTGTGGCGGCCGGCGGGCCCGACCATGTTCCGTGCGCTGGTATTCCCCATCGGGGAACGAACCACGGCGCGTCTGGAAGGCCTGGCCCACGATGCCTGGTCGCGGTGGCCCGGATGAGGGCCGACAGCCGCTCGGCCCGCATCCAGGTGCTGGTTGCCGAGCAGGCGGCCCGACGCGGCGGCCCGGTCGGTGTGGTGGACGTGTGCACTGCGGCCGTGGCCGCATTGCCGGTCGGCGGAGCCGGGGTATCGGCGATGTCCAAGACCACCGCAAGCCATCCGCTGTGCAGCACCG contains the following coding sequences:
- a CDS encoding STAS domain-containing protein — encoded protein: MTLPRLTIYRHDRRKRALITLAGEIDLESAPLVCAALARCLSDGIRIVDVDLTPVTFCDCSGLNVFLYAAQRTREAGGILRLHNPPPSLARILELTGCGFLVVGLPLGHLPPSLGDVPDPVAPALPERSVPLVAVLSGDVR